Below is a genomic region from Streptomyces ferrugineus.
CACGCCGAGAAGGTGTGCACGGTGGCCGAGCTCACCGACGGGGCGATCGCGACGTCCGCGCGCTACGAGCGCGGCGACCACATCGTCGACGGCCGCACGGGGCGTCCGGCGACCGGGCTGCTGTCATTGAGTGTGGTGGCGTCCTCCCTGACCGTCGCGGACACGGTGGCGACCGCCGCGTTCGCGATGGGCGCGGAGGGCGTCGAGTGGGCCGCCGCGAGGAAGGGCTGCGAGGTGTTCGCGGTGGACGCCGAGCGCAGGGTCCTGCGGACGGAGGGCTTTCCGCGACCGCCCGGCGCCGGGTCGGCCGCGTAGGCGTCAGTGTGCGCCGGCCGCCCGCTTCGCCTCGCGGCGCCGGCGCACCACGAACACCACGGCCGACCCCCCGAAGAGCACGGCCGTGATCAGCAGCCAGCGGGCCGCGAAACCGTCCGCGTTCAGGCCGGTGCCGGAGGCGTAGCGGTCCGCCACACGCCCGGTGATCAGGGGGAACCAGACCAGCAGGAGCAGCAACGACAACGCGGCCGGGACGCGGACGTACGGCATCCAGCGGCGGCTGTCGACCGCCTCGAAGCCCCGTAGCAGCGCACGGTCCGCCGCCCCGTACAGCGGCACCAGCACGAGGTCGTGCACGACGGCCGCTCCCACGAACCACAGCGTGACCTCGAACCAGTCGCCCTCCAGCAGCCGCACTCCCGCGTATCCGGCGAGCGCGAACGAGCAGGCGAGCAGGAGGATCTGGAGGGGACTGCCGACGGGGATGGGCTTGGGTCGTCGCATCACAGGTCTCCGAAGGTCATCCGCGCCACCCACTTGGTGTTCAGCACACCGGGCGCGGCCGGCACGATGATCCGCGCCGGGTAGCCGTGGTCGGGGGTCAGGTCCTCGCCGTTGACGAACAGGGCGAGCAGGGAGCGGGAGTCGGCGACCTGGTTGGCGCGCAGGGCCGCCCGGCGGAAGGCGCCGCGCCGCTGCAGGGACTCGACCAGCACGTCCGGCGGATCGCCGGCGTGGCCGACCAGAGCCGCGAGGTCGCGGAGCCGTACGCCGCGCCACCACTGGTCGGACGTCGACCAGCCCTCCACGCAGGCGATGGGCAGCGCCGCGCTGTGCAGCGGCAGTTCGAGCAGGTCGGTGCGGCTGAGGCGGACGGTCCGCCCGTCCCGGCCCACGACCACCAGCCGCCACGCCTCCTCGTTCGTCTCGGCGTCGCGGATCCCGGCGTACTCGGCCGTCTTGTTGATCTGGAAGGCGCCGGGCCCGCTGCCCGGTTCGGCGCCGCCGTGCGGGGCGAGGAGGGCGGTCCGGCGCAGGGCGCCGTCGAAGTTCTGCCCGACGGTGGTGAGGAACAGCAGCAGTGAGCCGCCGCCGACGAACCACAGGGCGCCGCGGCGGGAGACGGTCGGCTCGGCGGGGTCCGCGGCGACCAGGTCGTTCTCCTCCTCCTTCTCCTCGCGCAGCCGGCGCAGATTGCGCCAGGCCATGGGTGTCTTCAGCGCCACATGCGCGACGAACGCGGCGAAGAACACCCACGCCCCGTAGAAGTGCAGGGTGTAGAAGGAGCCGGGGAAGATGTAGTCGAGCTGGATGTTGAGCACGCCCGTCACGAACTCGAACAGCGCGCCGCCGACCAGGAGCAGCAGCGAGATCCGCTCCAGGGCGTGCGCGAGCGAGCGGGCCGGCGGCAGGGTGAAGAGCCTCGGCACGACCGACCACAGCTTGGCCAGCAGGACCGGGATCAGGGTGATGCCGAGCGTGACGTGGACGCCCTGGTTGAGCCGGTACAGCCAGTGCGGGTCGGTCGGCCAGGAGAAGAGGTAGAAGCCGAGGACGCCCTTGTCCGGGGTCTTGTCGTTCACCGGCGCCAGGTTGGGGTTGTAGGCGGCGTAGGACACCAGCCCCGTCACGAACAGCACGGTGATCCCGCCGAGCAGCACGACGCCCAGGACCGAGGTCAGCCAGGGGCCGCGCAGCGGGCTGCGCCAGAAGGAGGGAGAGAAGGGAGACCTTGCCATGGGGCGACCGTAGGCCGGGGCAGGGCCGCTAGTGCCGCCGTGAACCATGACGAATCTCTGACGTCCGCGCCTGTCAGCCGTACGGGGGAAGCCGTTCGCCCTAACGTTCTGGCGTGTATCGCGATCTCCCCGACACCCGTGACCGAGAACTCCGCCGCGACCTGTACACGGCCGCGGCCGCCGCGCTGCTCTTCGCGGTCGCCGCGGTCGTCGGCACCGTCATCCAGAACCGGCACGGGACGCTCCATGTCGACTTCGCCCCGTTGCTGGCCGAGTGGGCGCCGCATCTGGGGCCCGGCACACCGGCCGCGCTCACCGTGGCGGTGGCCGTGGTGGTGCACGGCCCCTCGCTCGCCGCCCGGCTGCCGTGGCGCTCCCTGCTCGCCGTCACCTGGATCACCGGCATGGCCTGGACCTGGTCGCTCGCCCTGGTCGACGGCTGGCACCGGGGCATCGCGGTCCAGCTGACGACGCCGCACGAGTACCTGCGGGTCATCGACCGCTTCCACGACATCCCCGCCACCCTCCGGGACTTCTCCGGCCACATCCTCCTCGAAGCACCGGACAACTGGCCCGCGCATGTGGCCGGGCATCCCCCGGGCGCCACGCTCACCTTCGTCCTCCTCGACCGGATCGGCCTGGGCGGTGGCGGCTGGGCGGGAGCCTGGTGCATCACCGTCGGTACGACGGCGGCGGTCGCGGTGCTGGTCGCCGTGCGCGCCCTGTCCGAGGAGCGGCTGGCCCGCCGTGCCGCGCCCTTCCTGGTCCTCGCCCCCGGGGCGGTGTGGGTGGGCACCTCGGCCGACGGCTACTTCGCGGCCGTCGCCGCGTGGGCGGTCGCGCTCCTCGCGCTGTCGGTGACGGGGCGCCGTCCGGGGTGGACGGGCCTGGCCTCGGGCCTGCTGTTCGGCTGGGCGGTCTACCTCTCGTACGGCCTGACCCTCCTCGCCGTGATCGCGGCCGCCGTCCTGCTGCTGGGCTCGCGACGCGCCCGCCCGCTGCTCTTCGCGTCGGCCGGATTCCTGGTCGTGCCCGTCGTGTTCACCGTCCTGGGCTTCGACTGGTGGGAGGCGTACCGCCTGCTGGTCACCCGCTACCACCAGGGCGTCGGCGGTGAGCGGCCGTACGGCTACTGGGTGTGGGCCAACTTCGCCTGCACGGTCGTGATCGTGGGCCCGGCGGCGGTGGCGGGGCTGCGGCGGGCGGGTGCGGCGCTGGTCCGGCGCACCGAGCGGGCCCCGGTCCGCCTGGCGATTCTGGTGCTCGGCGCGCTCGTCGCGCTCCTCGTCGCCGATCTGTCCGGGATGAGCAAGGCGGAGACCGAGCGGATCTGGCTGCCGTTCGCGCTGTGGCTGCTGCCGGCCTGTGCGTTCCTGACCGGGCCGCGCGCCTGGCTCGCGGGGCAGGCCGGGCTCGCGCTGCTCGTCAATCACCTTCTGCTGACGGGCTGGTGAACACGGAAGGAGGATGTAAGGTTAGGCTTACCTAAGTCGAACCGACGTGCTCGAAAGGTTCCCATGTGTGCTGCCTCCTGCCCTGAGCCGACGCCCGCCGAGCGTGCCCGCTCGGTGCTGGCGGCAGCCGGTTCGCTCACCGTCACCACGCAGGGCCATCGCGTCGAGCTGATCGGCCTGCACACCGTCGACGCCGCCGCCCGGCTGCTGCTGCACAACCCGCCGGACGGCCATCTGGCCGCCGAGCTCGCGGTGGCGCCGCACGGTGATCTGGCCGCCCTGGCGGAGTTCACCGACATCGCTCCCGTCGCCGTACGCGAACGGGTGCGCGCCCGGCTGACGCTGGGCGGCTGGCTCAGCGCCCTCGGCCCGAAGACCCTGGTGTTCAACCCGGCCCGGGCCGTCCTCGCGGAGGGCGACGGCACGGCCGTCGTCGGCCTCGACGAACTGGCCCTCGCCTCCCCCGACCCCCAGGCCACCCACGAGGCGGAGATGCTGGCCCGGCTGGACGCGACCCACGCCGACACCGTGGCCCCGCTCGCCCGGCTGCTGCCGGCCCGGGAGCAGCTCGGCGCGACCGTCGTACGGCCGCTGCGGCTCGACCGGCACGGTCTGGTGCTCCGGTCGGAGACACCGGACTCCCACCACGACACCCGGCTGCCCTTCGACACCTCGGCCACCCATCCGGGCGAGGCGGTCCGCCAGATCCACGTCCTGCTCGCCCGGGCGACCGCCCGCCCGCGCCACCGACGCCTGCCGACCAGCTCGTAGCCGACGGCGAGCCCCACAGCCGCCGACCTCCGGGCCACTCGCCGAGGCCTTCCCGTCTCCTCGGCGACAACGCCCGGAGGTCGGTGCACCATCGGATTCCCGCCCCTGTTCGACCACGTCTCTCCACTTCGAGAAGTGCTGCCGGAATCCCCCAGGGTCGGCCCGGACTTCCGGCTACGGCAACGGCTGCTCCGTCCAGATGATCTTGCCGTGGGGTGTGTAGCGCGTGCCCCAGCGCTCGGTGAGCTGGGCGACGAGGAACAGGCCGCGGCCGCCCTCGTCCGTGCTGCGGGCACGGCGCAGGCGGGGTGAGGTGCCGGCGCCGTCGGAGACCTCGCAGATCAGGGCGCGGTCGCGGAGCAGACGGAGCTGGACGGGGCCGGTCGCGTGGCGGATGGCGTTGGTGACCAGCTCGCTGACGATCAGCTCGGTGGCGAAGGCCAGGTCGTCGAGGTCCCAGGCGGCGAGTTGGCCGGTGACCGCCACGCGTGCGCGGGAGACGACCGCCGGGTCGCTGGGCAGGTCCCACTGGGCCACGCGGTCGTCGTCCAGGGCGTGGGTGCGGGCCACGAGCAGCGCCACGTCGTCGCCGGGGCGGGCCGGGAGCAAGGCGTCGAGGACGGCCTCGCAGGTCTCCTCGGGCGGCAGGTCGACGCGGGACAGCACGGCGCGGAGCTGCTCCAGGCCCGCGTCGATGTCGCGGTGCCGGTCCTCGACCAGACCGTCGGTGTAGAGCACCAGTTGGCTGCCCTCGGCCAGCTCCAGCTCGACCGTCTCGAAGGGCATGCCGCCCAGGCCGAGGGGCTGGCCGGAGGGCAGGTCGACGAACTCCACGGTGCCGTCGGGGGCGACGACCGCGGGGAGGGGGTGCCCGGCGCGGGTGAGGGTGCAGCGCCGGGACACCGGATCGTAGACGGCGTACAGACAAGTGGCTCCGACGATGCCGGAGTCGGGGCTGTTCTCCGAGGCCCAGCCCTCACCCCGGTCGAGCCGGCCGACCAGGTCGTCGAGGTGGGTGAGGAGGTCTTCGGGCGACAGGTCCAGGGAGCAGAAGTTGTGGACGGCGGTGCGCAGCCGGCCCATCGTGGCGGCGGCGTGCAGACCGTGCCCGACCACGTCGCCCACCACCAGCGCGACGCGGGCGCCGGACAGCGGGATGACGTCGAACCAGTCGCCGCCTACGCCGGCCTGCGCGGGCAGATAGCGGTAGGCGACCTCGACGGCGCTCTGCTCGGGGCGGCCCCGCGGCAGCAGGCTGCGCTGCAGGGCGAGGGCGGTGTTGTGCTCGCGGGTGTAGCGGCGGGCGTTGTCGATGCAGATCGCCGCGCGGCCGACCAGTTCCTGGGCCAGGGACAGGTCGTCGTCCTCGAAGGAGGCGGGCTGCACCGAGCGGTAGAAGCTGACCACGCCGAGGGTCGTGCCGCGGGCCCGCAGCGGTACGGCGATCAGCGAGTGGATGCCTGCGGCGAGCACCCGGCCCAGCCGCTCCGGATCCTGCGCGATCCACCCGGCCGCCTCGGTCAGCACCGGCTCCATGACGGACTGCCTGGTCTCCAGGGCGCGGGCCTGCGGCGTGGACGGGACGTACTCGACGAGGTCGCCCACGTCGTAGAGATTGTGCGGCTGCCTGCGTACGGCGCGGATGGCCACCCGGCGCAGCCCGGTCCGGCCGCCGAGCGCCTCCGGTTCCTCGCCGCGCAGCACCGAGTCGGGCAGGTCGACGGCGACGAAGTCGGCGAACCGGGGGACGGTCACCTCGGCGAGCTCCTCCGCGGTGCGGGTGACGTCGAGGGTGGTGCCGATCCGCACGCTCGCGTCGTGCAGCAACTCCAGCCGCCGCCGCGCGAGGACGGCCAGCCGGCCGACACCGGGCTCACCGACGAGCAGCAGCCAGCCGTCGGTGGCGGGGGATTCGCCGTCCGGGAAGGTCTCGGTGGGCGCGGGGCGTGGTGGGGGTGCGGCGGGCGAGGTCACCGCGACGCTCGGGGTCTGCGTGGTGGTCACGGTGTGGGCGGTCAGGGGATTCGCCACCGTGGTGCGCGACATCGCCGATCCCACCGGCCCCTGTGCGGCCGATCCGGCCGGCTCCCCCGCGCCCGGCGCTCCCCGGCCCTGCGCCACCGCCACCGCCGCCGCGGAGGGCGCCAGTCCGACATGCCGCAGCCGCGGTCCTCCGACCACACGCGCCTCGACGGCGACCCCGGTCTCCCCCGCCGCGCCCTTGACCTGGTGGCGCAGCAGGGTGGCCGTCCGGCCGCTGGGCAGGGTGATCTCGTCGAGGGTGTGGTGCGGTGAGGCGATGAGTTCCTCCGCCTTCTCGCGGAGCACGGCCATGTCGATCCGGCTGAGGGCGGCTTCGGCACGGTCGGACCGCGGTTCCCCGGGCTGCTTCGGCCAGCCGTGCGCCTGGTCGCCGGCCCGCCGGTACGCGGCGAGCAGTGCGCGCTCGCGCCGGCTGGCCTGCTCCAGCAGCCGGGCCTCGATGTCCCGGGCGGCTTCGCGGACCATCCGCACCATGGCCGGATCGCCCTGGTCGCGCAGGCAGGTGAGGTCGAGGACGGCCTCGATGCGCCCGCTGAGCGGGTTCCGGACGGGCGCGCCCGCGCAGGCGAAGGGCTGGAGGCAGTCGGCGAAGTGCTCGCGGCCCACGATGTAGACGGGGCCGCGTTCGGCGAGGGCGGTGCCGACGCCGTTGGTGCCCACTACCGGCTCCGAGGCGTCGAACCCGGGGGCGAACCGCACCTCGTCGAGGCGCTCGCAGAGCCGGCGGCCACCGCCGATGCGCTCCACCATGCGGCCCTGCCCGTCGCAGACCGCGATCGTCATGCTCACCTCGGTCAGGGACGCGGACAGGTCGTGCAGCACCGGGTGGGCGGCGCGCAGGAACTGCTCGCCCAGGGTCACGTCCTCGGTGTAGGAGACCAGCAGCCGGTGCGGCTCGAGACCGACGGAGCGGCATCGCTTCCAGGAGTCGAGCACCGAGTCCCGGACGTCCGACTCGACCAGTGAGCCGGCGAGGAATCGTTCGTGGGCATCGACGAGACCGCCGATGTCGTCCCAGGCGACGGACAACGGGATCACTTCCCTCACCCGAAGCCGACCCGGTCGCGCACCGCCACTCGACCCGCGGCCCGGGGGCTTCGCCAAGCGCTACCACCGTAGCCCTCTCGTGACGTGCATCACAATTACTTGCCTTGGCCGCCACCGCCCTCCCGCCGACGCACAGCGCCAACCGCACCGTTTCGCGCGATACTCGACGCCATGCGGTCACCGCGTGGCCTCCCTCGTCTCGCCGCCGGCCTGGCACTGGTGGCCGCCCTCGGCTGCACCAGCGGCAACGGCGACAACGGCGACAACACGGCCCCCACGCACTCCCCGTCGGCGTCGGCGTCGGCCCGGGCCGAGAGCACCCCGCCGACCCCCACCCCCGCCGACCCGGTCTCGCTCCCGGCCCTGATGCGGCGCGAGCACCGCGGTTCCGACCTCCGTCTCGGTGCCGTACGCGTCCGTACCGACGCCTACACCCAGTACGCCGTCACCTACCGGTCCAACGGCCTGACGATCTCGGGGATCATGAACGTCCCCCGGGGCGAGGGCCCGTTCCCGGCGCTGGTCCTGGCGCACGGCTACATCGACCCGGACGTCTACACCACCGGCCGTGGCATGCCCCGGGAGCAGGACCTCCTCGCCCGCAACGGCTATGTCGTCCTGCACACCGACTACCGCAACCACGCGGGCTCCGACGACGACCCCGACAACGACGTCAATCTGCGGCTCGGCTACACCGAGGACGTCATCAACGCCGTACACGCCCTGCGCTCCGCCGGCCGGCCGGACGTCGACGACGGGCGGATCGGGCTGCTGGGGCGGTCGATGGGCGGTGGGGTGGTGTACAACGCGCTGGTCGTGGCGCCTGGACTGGTCGACGCCGCCGTCGTCTTCGCGCCGGTCAGCTCGCGCCCGCAGGAGAACATCGACCAGTTCCAGCGGCCCGAGGGCGACCCGCTCGTCGCGGAGATCGAGGCCGCGCACGGCACGCCCGAGGAGAACCCCGAGTTCTGGCGGCAGGTCTCGCCCCTCACCTATGTCGACCGGGTCACCGAGCCCCTGCTGATCCACCACGGCACCGCCGACGACACCTGCCCACTGGCCTGGACGCGGGCGACCGTCGCCGCGTTCGAGGCGGCGGGCAAGGACGTGGAGCTGCGGACGTACCGGGGCGAGGGACACACCTTCGGGCCGCGGTGGCCGGACTCGATGGACACCACCATGGCGTTCTTCGAACGCCGTCTGCGCTGATCGACCAAGGTCCGTGATGAACGGCGCACAGCCGGCCGCAAGTTTTTCCCCGCGGCGATGATTGTTTCGCGCGTTCCATCCGTACCTCAGGGTGCACCGAGCCGTTCATGTCAGGAGTCACGATGCCCGTCTCGCGCCGCATGGTAGGCACCGTCTTCGTGGGAGGCGCCCTCGTCCTCACTCTGTCCGCCCTCGCCTACCCCGCCATGCTGGGAATGGAGAACGCCTCCGGCAACCAGGACCGCATCATCGCCAACACCCCCTACGGCCCGCTGACCGAGGCCGACCGGGACTTCGTCGTCAAGGTCCGCGCGGCGGGTCTGTGGGAGCACCCGCTCGGCATGGCCGCGATGCAGAAGGGCACCACCGCGGCCATGAAGGAGGCCGGCGAGCACCTGGTCGTCGGGCACGGCCGACTCGACGAGGCCTGCCGCAAGATCGCTCCCGAGCTGCAGATCACCCTGCCCAACCAGGCCAGCCCGCAGCAGCAGCAGTTCGTCGCGACCGTGAACTCCAAGACGGGCAAGGAGTTCGACGCCACCGGTGTCGCGATCATGCGCGTGACGCACGGGCAGATCTTCCCGACCATCGCGAAGATCCGGGCCACCACGCAGAACACCCTGGTCCGTCAGCTCGCCGACCTGGCGAACGACACGGTGCTCGACCACATCACGGTCCTGGAGAAGACCGGCCTGGTGAACTTCGACGCGAACAACTTCCAGCAGACCACGCCGCCGAAGCTCCCCAAGGAGCAGCTCACCCCGCCCCCGCCGCAGCCGGGCACCCCGGTCCTGACGCTGCCCATCCCGAAGGAACTGCAGGACCTCAACACCGCGTCCCCCGCCCCGGCTCCGAGTCCGTCGGCCGGCTGACCCCCGGGAGTCCGCGACCCGGCATCCGCCGCCCGCCGCCACAGCTCGACCCGGCCGGGCGGCAGGTGCCGTGTCACCCCGTCTTCCAGCCCCAGGGCGTGTCCAGCCGCTCCCACTCCGCGGCCCACTGATCCAGGCGCCGCCGTTCCATCGCCAGCCGTACCACCCAGGCGAACCCCAGCGCCAGGCTCGCGGTGGCCGCGCCGGCCAGGATGCCGCCGGCGACCGAGTGCATCAGGATCTCGGCCTCGGACAGCGGAGCCTTGGGGAGTATGCCGTTGCGGTCCGCCCACACCTCGACCTTGCCGCCCGCCTTCGTCTTGGGCGGCACCCGCGCCTCGTCCGTGCGGACCGAGCCGTCCGGGTCGGTCCAGCGCACGGTGGCCCACACCAGATGGTCGGTGGTCACCCGCGCGGGCCCCGAATCCTCGGCGTCCTTCACCAGTACGGCCGTGACCTGGTGGCTCTGGGCCCGTTGCTGCTCCGCCGAGCGCACCACCGCGTCCGCCGCCGTCAGACCGGCGAACACGGCGCCCACCAGCGCGAGCAGCCAGCCGCACAGCACGACCCAGGCCTCGACGACGTCGCTTCGCCGCCTGAGCGGATTGCGCCGCCACCGCCACAGCCGCACCTTCGCGCACTGGGACGCAGCCATGCCGACACCCCCTTGAGCACCGACAGCTCTCTTCCAGTGTGCGCCCGATGCCGTCGGCGCGTACGTTCACGCCCCATTGAATGAAGCATTCAGCATCTCTAGCATCACCCGGTGGATACATTCACCCCTCGGCCTTCCCCCCAGGAGAACTCGTGCCAGGAGGACTTGTGGTTCCATCCGCGCGTGACAGACGTCCACGGCGCCCGGCCCGGTCCGCCACCGCCGCCCTGTTACTGACCCTCGGCCTCGCCGCACCACCCGCGGCCGCCGCCGTGCCCGAGCCCGGCACCCGGGCGGAGCAGGTGTGGCCGACGCCGAAGAGCGTGCGTCAGGGCCCGGGCCGGCTCACCGTCCCGGACCGCGTCGTCGAGGTCGTCGGCCCGGGCACCGACCCCTCCGCCCGACGCCTGCTCGACAAGGTGCTGCGCGAGGCCGGCGCCGAGCACATCGTCACCGTCAAGGCGGGTGAACGGCCGCCCGCCGCCCGTCTGACCGTGTACGTCGGCGGTCCCGGCGAGAACACCGCCACCGGGCCTGCGCTGAAGCGGCTCGGCGCCAAGTCCCCGGCCGGCCTGCCCTCCGGCGGCTACACCCTGGCCACCGGCCGGCCCCACGGCCGCGCCCTGGTCGCCCTCTCCGGCGTCGACACCGCCGGCACCTTCTACGCGGTCCAGACCCTGCGCCAGCTCGTCACCGGCAGCCGCCTGCCCGTCATGACCGTCCGAGACTGGCCCACGGCCGCCCTGCGCGGAGTCATCGAGGGCTTCTACGGCACCCCCTGGTCGCACGCCGAGCGCCTCGCGCAGCTCGACTTCTACGGCCGCACGAAACAGAACGTCTACGTCTACTCGCCCAAGGACGACGCCTACCTGCGCGCACGCTGGCGCGACCCGTACCCGCCCGCCGACCTGACCAGGCTGCGGGAACTGGTCGACCGGGCCCGCGCCAACCACGTCCGCTTCACCTACGCCCTCTCCCCCGGGCTCTCCGTCTGCTACTCCTCGGACGCCGACGTCAAGGCGCTCACCGCCAAGTTCGACTCGCTGTACGACATCGGGGTGCGGTCCTTCGCGATCCCGCTCGACGACATCAGCTACACCAAGTGGAACTGCCCCGCCGACGAGCGGGAGTTCGGGACGGGCGGGGGTGCGGCGGGCGCCGCACAGGCCCGTCTGCTCAACACCGTGTGGCGGGAGTTCACCGCCGGGCACACCGGCCTGAAGCCCCTGGAGATGGTCCCCACCGAGTACTCCGACCTCGCCGACTCCCCGTACAAGAAGGCGCTGCGGGAGAAGCTCGATCCGTCCGTGGTCGTCGAGTGGACCGGCGTCGGCGTGATCGCGCCGACGATCACCGCCGAGCAGGTGAGACAGGCCCGCGAGGTGTACGGCCATCCGATCCTCGTCTGGGACAACTACCCGGTCAACGACTACGTCACCAGCCGCCTCCTGCTCGGCCCCTACACAGGCCGAGAGCCCGGCGTGGCCGAGGAGGTCACCGGGGTCACCGCCAACCCGATGGTCCAGGGCGAGGCGAGCAGGATCGCCCTGTTCACCTCGGCCGCCTACCTCTGGAACCCGGACGCCTACGATCCCCGGGCGGCCTTCCTCGCCTCCGTACGGGATCTCGCGGGGCCCGGCGCGGCAGAATGGCTGCGGATCCTCGCCGAGAACAACTACTCCTCCCTGCTGGATCCGACCGAGTCCCCGACCCTCACCGAGCTCATCGCGGCCTTCCGCAAGGCGTACGAGGAGGACAGCGGGCTCGACCGAGCGGCAGCCCGGCTCACGTCCTACTTCGCCGACATGGCCGCCACCCCGGACCGGTTGCGTGCCCGCCTCGACAACCCCGGGTTCCTGGCGGAGACCTCCGCCTGGCTCGACAAACTCGGCCGTTACGGCACGGCGGGCAGGACGGCCGTGGAGCTGCTGCTGGCCGACAGGCGCGGTGACACGGACGCGGTCGCGACCCACTGGGCCCGGCTGCGCGCGGAGCGCAAGGAGTTGGACGCCGTTCCCC
It encodes:
- a CDS encoding molybdopterin-dependent oxidoreductase; this encodes MARSPFSPSFWRSPLRGPWLTSVLGVVLLGGITVLFVTGLVSYAAYNPNLAPVNDKTPDKGVLGFYLFSWPTDPHWLYRLNQGVHVTLGITLIPVLLAKLWSVVPRLFTLPPARSLAHALERISLLLLVGGALFEFVTGVLNIQLDYIFPGSFYTLHFYGAWVFFAAFVAHVALKTPMAWRNLRRLREEKEEENDLVAADPAEPTVSRRGALWFVGGGSLLLFLTTVGQNFDGALRRTALLAPHGGAEPGSGPGAFQINKTAEYAGIRDAETNEEAWRLVVVGRDGRTVRLSRTDLLELPLHSAALPIACVEGWSTSDQWWRGVRLRDLAALVGHAGDPPDVLVESLQRRGAFRRAALRANQVADSRSLLALFVNGEDLTPDHGYPARIIVPAAPGVLNTKWVARMTFGDL
- a CDS encoding DUF2470 domain-containing protein, translated to MCAASCPEPTPAERARSVLAAAGSLTVTTQGHRVELIGLHTVDAAARLLLHNPPDGHLAAELAVAPHGDLAALAEFTDIAPVAVRERVRARLTLGGWLSALGPKTLVFNPARAVLAEGDGTAVVGLDELALASPDPQATHEAEMLARLDATHADTVAPLARLLPAREQLGATVVRPLRLDRHGLVLRSETPDSHHDTRLPFDTSATHPGEAVRQIHVLLARATARPRHRRLPTSS
- a CDS encoding SpoIIE family protein phosphatase is translated as MIPLSVAWDDIGGLVDAHERFLAGSLVESDVRDSVLDSWKRCRSVGLEPHRLLVSYTEDVTLGEQFLRAAHPVLHDLSASLTEVSMTIAVCDGQGRMVERIGGGRRLCERLDEVRFAPGFDASEPVVGTNGVGTALAERGPVYIVGREHFADCLQPFACAGAPVRNPLSGRIEAVLDLTCLRDQGDPAMVRMVREAARDIEARLLEQASRRERALLAAYRRAGDQAHGWPKQPGEPRSDRAEAALSRIDMAVLREKAEELIASPHHTLDEITLPSGRTATLLRHQVKGAAGETGVAVEARVVGGPRLRHVGLAPSAAAVAVAQGRGAPGAGEPAGSAAQGPVGSAMSRTTVANPLTAHTVTTTQTPSVAVTSPAAPPPRPAPTETFPDGESPATDGWLLLVGEPGVGRLAVLARRRLELLHDASVRIGTTLDVTRTAEELAEVTVPRFADFVAVDLPDSVLRGEEPEALGGRTGLRRVAIRAVRRQPHNLYDVGDLVEYVPSTPQARALETRQSVMEPVLTEAAGWIAQDPERLGRVLAAGIHSLIAVPLRARGTTLGVVSFYRSVQPASFEDDDLSLAQELVGRAAICIDNARRYTREHNTALALQRSLLPRGRPEQSAVEVAYRYLPAQAGVGGDWFDVIPLSGARVALVVGDVVGHGLHAAATMGRLRTAVHNFCSLDLSPEDLLTHLDDLVGRLDRGEGWASENSPDSGIVGATCLYAVYDPVSRRCTLTRAGHPLPAVVAPDGTVEFVDLPSGQPLGLGGMPFETVELELAEGSQLVLYTDGLVEDRHRDIDAGLEQLRAVLSRVDLPPEETCEAVLDALLPARPGDDVALLVARTHALDDDRVAQWDLPSDPAVVSRARVAVTGQLAAWDLDDLAFATELIVSELVTNAIRHATGPVQLRLLRDRALICEVSDGAGTSPRLRRARSTDEGGRGLFLVAQLTERWGTRYTPHGKIIWTEQPLP
- a CDS encoding alpha/beta hydrolase family protein; translation: MRSPRGLPRLAAGLALVAALGCTSGNGDNGDNTAPTHSPSASASARAESTPPTPTPADPVSLPALMRREHRGSDLRLGAVRVRTDAYTQYAVTYRSNGLTISGIMNVPRGEGPFPALVLAHGYIDPDVYTTGRGMPREQDLLARNGYVVLHTDYRNHAGSDDDPDNDVNLRLGYTEDVINAVHALRSAGRPDVDDGRIGLLGRSMGGGVVYNALVVAPGLVDAAVVFAPVSSRPQENIDQFQRPEGDPLVAEIEAAHGTPEENPEFWRQVSPLTYVDRVTEPLLIHHGTADDTCPLAWTRATVAAFEAAGKDVELRTYRGEGHTFGPRWPDSMDTTMAFFERRLR
- a CDS encoding DUF4142 domain-containing protein; the protein is MPVSRRMVGTVFVGGALVLTLSALAYPAMLGMENASGNQDRIIANTPYGPLTEADRDFVVKVRAAGLWEHPLGMAAMQKGTTAAMKEAGEHLVVGHGRLDEACRKIAPELQITLPNQASPQQQQFVATVNSKTGKEFDATGVAIMRVTHGQIFPTIAKIRATTQNTLVRQLADLANDTVLDHITVLEKTGLVNFDANNFQQTTPPKLPKEQLTPPPPQPGTPVLTLPIPKELQDLNTASPAPAPSPSAG
- a CDS encoding Rv1733c family protein, with the translated sequence MAASQCAKVRLWRWRRNPLRRRSDVVEAWVVLCGWLLALVGAVFAGLTAADAVVRSAEQQRAQSHQVTAVLVKDAEDSGPARVTTDHLVWATVRWTDPDGSVRTDEARVPPKTKAGGKVEVWADRNGILPKAPLSEAEILMHSVAGGILAGAATASLALGFAWVVRLAMERRRLDQWAAEWERLDTPWGWKTG
- a CDS encoding beta-N-acetylglucosaminidase domain-containing protein — protein: MVPSARDRRPRRPARSATAALLLTLGLAAPPAAAAVPEPGTRAEQVWPTPKSVRQGPGRLTVPDRVVEVVGPGTDPSARRLLDKVLREAGAEHIVTVKAGERPPAARLTVYVGGPGENTATGPALKRLGAKSPAGLPSGGYTLATGRPHGRALVALSGVDTAGTFYAVQTLRQLVTGSRLPVMTVRDWPTAALRGVIEGFYGTPWSHAERLAQLDFYGRTKQNVYVYSPKDDAYLRARWRDPYPPADLTRLRELVDRARANHVRFTYALSPGLSVCYSSDADVKALTAKFDSLYDIGVRSFAIPLDDISYTKWNCPADEREFGTGGGAAGAAQARLLNTVWREFTAGHTGLKPLEMVPTEYSDLADSPYKKALREKLDPSVVVEWTGVGVIAPTITAEQVRQAREVYGHPILVWDNYPVNDYVTSRLLLGPYTGREPGVAEEVTGVTANPMVQGEASRIALFTSAAYLWNPDAYDPRAAFLASVRDLAGPGAAEWLRILAENNYSSLLDPTESPTLTELIAAFRKAYEEDSGLDRAAARLTSYFADMAATPDRLRARLDNPGFLAETSAWLDKLGRYGTAGRTAVELLLADRRGDTDAVATHWARLRAERKELDAVPQQVSPGVMDQFLYTTMLETAPDPGVDAVFSPGSLSLKPGASATVTLDLSDAQTKTVDWRLHVPDGVTATPAEGTVTTPASVTVTLTGVTEGVHSVVVSGEGLLDRALPVQVSDGTGTPRALTADFSGASVTSLDLSSGTSRNIAVGDNPGEVVVGADGRTAYAANQGSDTISVIDVAKGTVTATVPVGKVPAGLALTPDGRTLWVANYTDGTVQPIDTGTLKAGAPVAVGSGPENMAITPDGGTLYVANIHDDTVSPVDLATADAGKPIPVGPRPFNVVAAPDGRTVYVSNSGGSTVTPIDTATNDTEPTLLVTGQAYGLGLSPDGRTLWISPSNGDHVTPVDTVTGAPGARVTVGRSAFDVGLDWNGGTAYVTTADGNALVPVDTATGAVKEPLGTGAYPLAVALTPVPVE